The Streptomyces sp. 11x1 genomic sequence CCGAGCGAGTCGATCCGGCCCCGGTGCCACGGCCCCGTTGGGTACTCCGATGCCAAGAAGCGGATGCCGAGCATCGACTCCATGCCCGCCTCGATCCGACGCTGAAGCTCCACTTCCAGCGCCACCGTCGAGCCCCGCAGTTCGACGTCCCGGCCATCGGCATCCAGCCGGAACAGCTTCAGGTCGGTCACCAGCGTCCCCCTCGCACGATCACTGCAGGAGGAGCAATCGAAACCAGCCGGTGGGTATTCCACAGTGGGTACCTGTGCATGATGCCTCGTCGGGAGCTTCGTGCTCCTGACAGCAGGGGTGAGTGAAAATACCAGTGGAATGTGGGAGGCGGTACCTACTTCAAGCGCCCTGCGATGGCCGTGTGCAGACGCTCGGTGCACGCGGGGAGGTTCCCGATCAAGTCGGATCCCCAGAACCGTAGTACGGTCCAACCGGCCTCGGAGAGCCTGCGGTCCTGGTAGGTGTCGGCGTACGGACTTTCCTCCCCAGCTGCGTACGGATGAACGTCCCCAGTTCCGTCGCGGTGAGGCAGGGATGATCAGTCGATCGTCCAGCCGTGCTCCTGGTGGGCGGCGTCGGCTTCTTCTTCGCCAAGCCAGGCGAGGCTGAACTGCTGGCCCCGCAGTCGGAAGATCCCCTCTGACCAGTCGGCGAGCTCCTCGTCGAGCTCGTCGGCCGAGATGATCCCGTCGTCGAAGTTGGGCAGCTGCTGGGTTGGGGCGACGCAGGACAACGCCCACTCGGGAAGCTCTCGCGGATTGCCCCACCGCCTCCGCCAGAAGGGCCCTTCTCTCCACCACCAGGTGGTCACTCGGATCACGAGCACGCCGACCTGTTCGTCTCCGTCCATGAGATGTGCGGCAGCTCGGCGGTATCGGTCAAGCCGGGCATCGGCCGGTGGCTCCGGCAACTCGTGTCTGAACACACCCTCATTCTGGCTGTCGCGCTCCAGCCAGTTCGGTCTGGAGCGCGAAGTGCCTGATCACGCCACGTCTGTGTCATGCTCGATGGCCTTGAGGCGGTTCTTGAGCCGGTAGCTGGGGCCGTTGATGGAGATCACTTCGCAGTGATGGAGGAGTCGGTCGAGGATGGCGGTGGCGAGGACCTCGTCGCCGAAGACCTGTCCCCATTCGCTGAAGGTCTTGTTCGAGGTCAGGATGATCGAGCCCTTTTCGTAGCGCTTGGAGATGACCTGGAAGACCAGGTTCGCCTCCGCGCGTTCGAGGGGCTGGTAGCCGACCTCATCGACGACGAGAACGCTGGGCCGCAGGTAGGTGCCGAGCTTGTTCGTCAACCGCCCGGCAGCCTCGGCGGTTTTGAGGTTGCGGACCATGTCGTCGAGGCTGGTGAAGTAGATCGAGTAGCCGGCCCGGCAGGCCGCGACCGCGAGAGCGACGGCGATGTGGGTCTTGCCGACCCCGGGCGGCCCGAGCAGGGCGGCGTTCGCCTTGCCGTCGACGAACGAGAGGGTGGCGAGGTCCTTGACCTTGCGCGGGTCGAGTTCGGGCTGGAAGGCGAAGTCGTACTCGTCGAGCGTCTTGTGGTGCGGCAGCCGGGAGAGCCGCAGTCCCTGGCGGAATCGGCGGTCGTCACGGACGGCGAGTTCCTCGGACAGGACCAGGTCGAGGAAGTCGAGGTAGCCCATCTTTCCCTCGTCGGCCCGCCGCGTGTACTCGTTGATCGTTTCGGCCAGGTGAGGCAGGCCGAGCTTGCCGGCCGTGTTGCGGATGCGGGTGGAGACCAGCTCACTCAAGACGTTTCCCTCGTGCTCGGACGGGTGGTGAAGGGACGGGTGCCGGTCAGCTCGTCATAGACCGACAGCGGACGGCGGCCGACCTCGACGCGGGTGGCTGCGGCCCGGCTCAGCAGGGCCTGCAGAGGTCCGGTCTCCTCGCCGAGAGGGCGCTCATGGCGAGGCCGTGGCAGGACATCGCCTGTGGTGGTGCGGCGTCCCTTGCCGGTGGGCAGACCGTCCCAGTGGGCCTCTTCGACGACGCGGGCCCCACGGCCGATCGCCCGCGGGTGGGTGGCCAGCAGCGTCTGTCCAGCAGTGTCCGCGATGGTGGAGTGCAGCATGACCTGCGATTTCGTGGCCCTGATCTCGACCAGCTGGCGCGGGCGGACCTTGCGGGCGGGCACCGAGTAGAGGTTGCCGCCGAAGGCGACCAGGCAGTCCTTGCCGACCGGCCGCAGATGCCGTTCGGCCACCAGATAGGGAGTCTCCGGCAGCGGTTTGAGGGCCATGTGGTCGCGGGCGGCCCGCTCGCCGATGATCTGCTGGTGAGTCCTGTGGGCCTGAGCTCGTCGCTGCGGCACCCAGGTGGCGAAGGCGGCGTCCATCTCCTCGATGGAGGAGAAGGACCGGCCGGTAAGGACGTGGTCGCGGACGATGAGGACCTGCCGCTCGACCCGGCCCTTGCCGGTGGGCCGGTAAGCGGCCAGGACGTCGATGTCGAAGTCGTAGTGGCCCGCGAAACCGACTGCTTCCGGATGCAGCGGGACCGCCTCGCCCGGGGCAACGTGGCGGCGGACGACGGTCTTGGTCCGGTCGTAGACGATCGTCATCGGGACGCCGCCGAAGTGGGCGAACGCGCGACGGTGGCAGTCGAAGAACGTCTGGAGGTCCTGGCTGGTGGTGAAGCAGCAGAACGGGTCGCGCGAGTACGACAGCGTCATGTGGAAGGAGTAGACCTTCGGGATGCCCATGTGGGCGAGGATCTTGCCCTCGTCGCCCCAGCCGACCTGGGCCTGGGCGCCGGGGATGACCTCGAAGCGGCGGTGCATACCGGCAAGTTCCTTCGGCGTGATGCCGAGTTCCTCGGCGATGCGAGGCCGGGCTTCTTGAACGTAGAGCTTGACACGCTGGTAGTTGCCGGTGAACCCGTACTCCGCGGTCAGCCGCCCGTGAATCACCGCGGCTTTCATCAGGATCTCGGCCCGCAGCATCGAGTCGACCAGTGGCGCGAACTCGTCGATCACCCTCGCCTTCGACCGCCCGTTCGGCGACCGGCGCGGCGGGGTCGCCGGACCCGGTGCCGACAGATACTTGCGGACCGTCTTCCGGTCCAGCCCGGTCTCCCGGGCCACCTCCGACAGGCTGATCGCCCCGGACTCCAGCAGACTCCGGAAACGCCGCAGTTCCAACCATCGATGCGGATCCAGGACCACCGTCGACCTCCCACCGCCGCCTCTCACCGACCAAGCACAGAGTGCCGAGCAGCAGGCCTCAACGCATCAGCAACTGTCCCTTTTCATCCGTACGCGGGTGGGGACGTTCACGTGTACGCCGACAGTAGGCGTCGTTGGCCATGTTTCCGCGAACCCGGGGATCCTCGCGGTACTCCGGGAGCAGGCCGTGCCCAGTAGTCGCCGTCTTTGCAGAACGAGTCAGAGCGAGGGGACGTCTGCGTCCACGCCTCCCGCGGGCTCGGGCGGAGCCGTGCACACCTCCGCCGCAGGCACAGCGTAGGGAAGGGGATGGCATCCCCTTCCCGGCCAAGGGCGTGTGCGGGGCTTCAGTCGATGTAGGTCAAGCTGGCGATGGCATCGTGGCTGTGAATGCTTTCCAGATTCTTCGCACGGATCGCGTGTTTCAGGCCCTTTTCGCGGCATGCAAGGCTTATGTCGCGGATGATGTCTTCGACGAAGACGGGATGGTCGTAGGCCTGCATCGTGACGACGCGTTCGTCGGGCCGCTTGATGAGGGGGAGGACAGGGGCGGAGCCGACGCTGCGCAGCAGGTCGACGATTTCGTGGATCGCCAAGGGGTAGGGCGCGTCGGTGGTCCCGGTCACCGTGAGGGTGACCTCGCTGCGCTGGTTGTGGGCACCGTAGTCGGAGATGGCCTTGGAGCACGGGCACAGGCTGGTGACGTCGGTGGTCACCGTGGTGGCGACGGTGCAGGTGTCGGCGGTGATGCGGCCGGTGATGGTGACGTCGTGGGTTTGCCACGACTGCCGCTTACTGGCGGGCGCGGTCACGGTCGTGGCGATGGGCAGGGACAGTGTCATGGCCAGGGTGGGGGCTTCAAGCAGGGCGAGCCCTCGTTTGAGCGCGATGGGCAAGTCCTGCGGGGCGAGGGTGGCCACTTCCTCATGCACCATGGCGATCATGCGGCTCATGTGGGTGCCGCGTCGGTCGGCCTGCAGGCCGACGGTGACGCTGATGTCGGCGATGCCATGCTGGCGCGTGTGACCGTCATCGAACGTGACGGGATAGCGCAAGCCGCTGATCCCTACTTCGTCGATGGTGATGTTGCGGGAGTCGGCCTCGTTTTGGATGTCGTGCATGCCGCTACTCGCCTCGGTAGGTGCAACCGGAGGTGCAGGTCTCGCGCACGGTGATTGCCGACAGTGCGGGGAGTTCAGCGATCATCCGGTCCCAGATCCAGCGGGCCAGGTTCTCGCTGGTGGGGTTGTCGAGGCCTTCGATGTCGTTCAGGTAGTAATGGTCGAGTTGTGTATCAATGGGCTTAAAAGCCTGTTTGATGTCTCCGAAGTCCATCACCCAGCCCGCCTCCGGATCGACGGGTGCCTCTACGTGCACGGTGACCTTGTAGGAGTGGCCGTGCAGGCGGGCGCACTTGTGGCCCTCGGGCACGCGCGGCAGGCGGTGGGCCGCTTCGAAGGTGAACTCGCGGAAGATTTCCATTACTGAATTCCCAGATACTTGTGCGTCTGGAGGGAGAGCGTCCAGCGCGGGTTCTTCATGCAGTACTCGACGACAGCACGGGTGTGGGCCTCGCGGTCGGCGTCATCCAGCGGCTGCAGGCGGAAGTGGTGAAAGTCGAGGTGCTCGAACTGGGCGGGGTCGCCGCCGGCCTGGGGGTAGACCAGTT encodes the following:
- a CDS encoding GTP cyclohydrolase I FolE2, with the protein product MHDIQNEADSRNITIDEVGISGLRYPVTFDDGHTRQHGIADISVTVGLQADRRGTHMSRMIAMVHEEVATLAPQDLPIALKRGLALLEAPTLAMTLSLPIATTVTAPASKRQSWQTHDVTITGRITADTCTVATTVTTDVTSLCPCSKAISDYGAHNQRSEVTLTVTGTTDAPYPLAIHEIVDLLRSVGSAPVLPLIKRPDERVVTMQAYDHPVFVEDIIRDISLACREKGLKHAIRAKNLESIHSHDAIASLTYID
- the istB gene encoding IS21-like element helper ATPase IstB encodes the protein MSELVSTRIRNTAGKLGLPHLAETINEYTRRADEGKMGYLDFLDLVLSEELAVRDDRRFRQGLRLSRLPHHKTLDEYDFAFQPELDPRKVKDLATLSFVDGKANAALLGPPGVGKTHIAVALAVAACRAGYSIYFTSLDDMVRNLKTAEAAGRLTNKLGTYLRPSVLVVDEVGYQPLERAEANLVFQVISKRYEKGSIILTSNKTFSEWGQVFGDEVLATAILDRLLHHCEVISINGPSYRLKNRLKAIEHDTDVA
- the istA gene encoding IS21 family transposase, translated to MVLDPHRWLELRRFRSLLESGAISLSEVARETGLDRKTVRKYLSAPGPATPPRRSPNGRSKARVIDEFAPLVDSMLRAEILMKAAVIHGRLTAEYGFTGNYQRVKLYVQEARPRIAEELGITPKELAGMHRRFEVIPGAQAQVGWGDEGKILAHMGIPKVYSFHMTLSYSRDPFCCFTTSQDLQTFFDCHRRAFAHFGGVPMTIVYDRTKTVVRRHVAPGEAVPLHPEAVGFAGHYDFDIDVLAAYRPTGKGRVERQVLIVRDHVLTGRSFSSIEEMDAAFATWVPQRRAQAHRTHQQIIGERAARDHMALKPLPETPYLVAERHLRPVGKDCLVAFGGNLYSVPARKVRPRQLVEIRATKSQVMLHSTIADTAGQTLLATHPRAIGRGARVVEEAHWDGLPTGKGRRTTTGDVLPRPRHERPLGEETGPLQALLSRAAATRVEVGRRPLSVYDELTGTRPFTTRPSTRETS
- the queD gene encoding 6-carboxytetrahydropterin synthase QueD, producing MEIFREFTFEAAHRLPRVPEGHKCARLHGHSYKVTVHVEAPVDPEAGWVMDFGDIKQAFKPIDTQLDHYYLNDIEGLDNPTSENLARWIWDRMIAELPALSAITVRETCTSGCTYRGE